From Shewanella psychrophila, a single genomic window includes:
- a CDS encoding transglutaminase TgpA family protein, with product MKGSRQQEIISRHSLLWLLITNVVILLPLYDKLTPWSMAICGICLVWRYGIFMGRVAKPPRLLVTTLALASALTLALVTSKIGLLNGLINLLILGYSLKYIEMRDRRDVRIVVIVGYILIAITLLGQQSIYFSVLLTFIATINTCVLVSLYREDVKLNETARIGFSLIIQSLPLAALLFLVFPRLPPLWMMPQLKTEQTGISDEVSFGEIGRLTRSAALAFRVKFDGAPPRNHQLYWRALVLEDYDGQTWRQHDSIKMLESNHLAPRSRSDPKGPSLEYSVIAERSNQHWLFGLDVAFSDTADIVQLPDYRLYSPKSLTQKFQYRVKSIPSMPMDMTLTEHVRNINLQLPDQNNPRTHTLAKEFEARYPKPVNRLNAMMNYFTSQPYFYTLTPPPVGPQQIDDFLLENKAGFCVHYASALTFMARASGIPARMVTGYQGGEWNKQAQYLSIYQYMAHAWVEVWLEGRGWIRLDPTSMIAPERILEGFDAYFQGGDSYFMDSPFSALKLRNYPFLNELRQTFSSIDFYWSVWILGFDSSKQEQVLHQLLGKITREKIAFFMLSSLALIILVIAYSAGLLHFSRGKDKISSAYLKVCKLLDKKGVPRRFDQGPMDFCLTVESQLPVIAGDFSQLTQYYIALKYRTLTPSGRKSTTKLFIRLSRQLTLKLIKL from the coding sequence ATGAAGGGATCACGGCAACAGGAGATCATTTCCAGACATAGTCTACTTTGGTTACTCATCACTAATGTCGTGATACTTTTGCCACTCTATGACAAATTAACCCCATGGAGCATGGCCATCTGCGGTATCTGCCTAGTGTGGCGATACGGTATATTTATGGGAAGAGTCGCCAAGCCTCCTCGTTTGCTCGTCACAACACTTGCCCTAGCCTCGGCATTGACTTTAGCACTGGTTACGTCAAAAATCGGCTTACTCAACGGTTTAATCAACTTACTGATATTAGGTTACTCACTCAAATATATAGAAATGAGAGACAGGCGTGATGTCAGAATTGTCGTCATTGTTGGCTATATTTTAATTGCAATCACCTTGCTCGGACAGCAATCTATCTACTTCTCTGTCCTATTAACCTTTATTGCTACCATTAACACTTGTGTCTTGGTGAGTCTTTACCGAGAAGATGTGAAGCTCAATGAAACCGCCAGAATAGGCTTTAGTCTCATCATACAAAGTTTGCCCTTAGCCGCCCTGCTCTTCCTGGTGTTTCCTCGTTTGCCGCCCCTTTGGATGATGCCACAGCTGAAAACGGAACAAACAGGGATCTCAGATGAAGTGAGTTTCGGTGAAATAGGCAGGCTTACCCGCTCAGCGGCTCTGGCATTTCGGGTCAAGTTTGATGGTGCTCCTCCTAGGAATCATCAACTCTATTGGCGGGCCTTGGTCTTAGAAGATTACGATGGTCAAACCTGGAGGCAACACGATAGTATTAAAATGCTAGAGTCTAACCATTTAGCACCGCGAAGCAGATCAGATCCAAAAGGTCCTTCCTTGGAGTACTCCGTTATTGCAGAGAGGAGTAACCAACACTGGCTCTTCGGCTTAGATGTAGCATTCAGCGATACAGCAGACATCGTCCAATTACCGGACTACCGCCTCTACTCTCCCAAGAGCCTGACACAAAAATTTCAATACCGAGTCAAATCGATCCCCTCTATGCCCATGGATATGACACTCACAGAGCACGTCAGGAATATCAATTTACAGCTTCCGGATCAAAATAACCCCAGGACCCATACATTAGCCAAGGAGTTTGAAGCCCGCTATCCAAAGCCGGTAAATAGGCTCAATGCCATGATGAATTACTTCACCAGTCAGCCTTATTTTTATACGCTGACACCACCACCCGTAGGCCCACAGCAAATTGATGATTTCTTATTGGAGAATAAGGCAGGATTTTGTGTCCATTATGCCAGTGCATTAACCTTTATGGCTCGCGCTAGCGGGATCCCTGCAAGAATGGTAACAGGCTATCAAGGTGGTGAATGGAATAAACAAGCACAATACCTCAGCATCTATCAATATATGGCCCATGCCTGGGTAGAAGTCTGGCTAGAAGGCAGAGGCTGGATAAGACTCGACCCTACCTCTATGATCGCACCAGAGCGAATTCTTGAAGGCTTCGATGCCTATTTTCAAGGAGGTGACAGCTATTTTATGGACAGTCCCTTCAGCGCACTGAAACTCAGAAACTACCCCTTTCTCAACGAGCTGAGGCAAACATTCTCCAGCATAGATTTTTATTGGAGTGTCTGGATTTTAGGCTTCGATTCGAGTAAACAAGAACAAGTGCTACACCAGTTGTTGGGGAAGATCACCAGAGAAAAGATAGCCTTTTTTATGCTCTCGAGCCTAGCCCTTATCATATTAGTCATCGCATACAGTGCCGGGTTATTACATTTCAGCAGAGGTAAAGACAAAATCTCTTCGGCTTATTTGAAAGTCTGTAAGTTATTAGATAAGAAAGGCGTGCCCAGGCGCTTTGATCAGGGGCCGATGGATTTTTGCCTCACAGTAGAAAGTCAGCTGCCTGTGATTGCTGGCGATTTCTCTCAATTGACTCAGTATTATATCGCCCTCAAATACCGAACATTGACACCCAGTGGCAGAAAAAGTACCACTAAGCTGTTTATTCGATTATCCCGCCAGTTAACGCTTAAGTTAATCAAGTTATAG
- a CDS encoding YybH family protein, translating into MPRYHKKQWRCFLGLFLGLVLLLGVNYSGLVLAHGDEEHQAATKVFMGMDQPVTKVVSEFHRAIQTGNEASVKRILAKNVLIYEGGNVERSLLEYASHHMQADMAYLKGLTVIMIEQQIQVYGNTAISTSVTKSSGLYKGKSIDSQGMETLVLNKETGGEWQIVHIHWSN; encoded by the coding sequence ATGCCTAGATATCATAAAAAACAATGGCGATGCTTTTTAGGGCTATTTTTGGGGTTAGTACTGCTCTTAGGTGTCAATTATTCTGGCCTTGTATTAGCTCATGGTGATGAAGAACATCAAGCCGCGACTAAAGTGTTCATGGGTATGGATCAACCTGTGACCAAAGTGGTGAGTGAATTTCATCGTGCTATTCAGACCGGGAATGAAGCATCAGTTAAGAGGATATTGGCAAAAAATGTATTGATCTATGAAGGAGGTAATGTCGAACGTTCACTACTGGAATATGCCAGCCATCATATGCAGGCCGATATGGCTTATCTCAAGGGCTTAACTGTAATCATGATCGAGCAGCAGATACAAGTGTATGGCAACACGGCAATCTCTACGTCGGTGACAAAATCCTCTGGTCTGTATAAGGGAAAGTCGATTGATAGTCAGGGGATGGAAACCTTAGTACTGAATAAGGAAACTGGTGGAGAGTGGCAAATCGTTCACATCCATTGGTCGAACTAA